In [Chlorobium] sp. 445, the sequence TTTTCGCCACGTAAGACTTGCGCGTCGCACAGATAAGCAATGATGCTGTATTTGTCGAAGTAATCGCGTGAAATCTTATCCAAAATTTTTTCAGCTATTTCCGTGCTGACGAGCATTTCCAAGCGAATGTTTTCGCCTTCCCACTGGCTAATGCGACCGCCGCTATCGCCTTCTCCGTAGGCTTTCTCGAGCGTGTAGCCTTTTGCGCCGAGTTTTTTGACATCTTCAATGAGCCGTCTTTGCAAGGCTTCATCGGCAATGATGGTGAGCAGTTTGAGTGATACTGTTTTCATGAGTCCTCCTTATGTGCCGTATAAAAGTTTTGCAAAGTAATGATAAAGTGGTAATCCGATGATGATATTGAACGGAAAGGTAATCGCAAGCGACGCCGTGAGGTAATAGGTCGGCGAGGCTTGCGGCAGCGCGACACGGCACGCCGCAGGTGCCGCAATGTAGGAAGCACTTGCCGAGAGCACGGCGAGAATCGTTGCGCCGCCGAGCGAGAGCCCGGCTAACTTACCAAGATAAATGCCTAACACGGCATGCAGAATTGGCATCACAATGCCAAAGCCGATGAGAAAGACGCCGACTTTCTTTAAGTCGCCCAGACGCCTGCCCGTTACCAAGCCTGCTTCCAGCAAAAAGAGCGCGAGAATACCGCGAAACGGCAAATCAAAAAAAGGTGCCACTTGCTCCCACCCGCGCTTGCCTGCAATAAATCCGACCACTAAGAAGCCCAACATCAGCAAGTTACTTTTGCCTGCAATGAGTTCCTGCATCACTTTTCCGAGCGAGGGTTCGCCGT encodes:
- a CDS encoding transcriptional regulator; amino-acid sequence: MKTVSLKLLTIIADEALQRRLIEDVKKLGAKGYTLEKAYGEGDSGGRISQWEGENIRLEMLVSTEIAEKILDKISRDYFDKYSIIAYLCDAQVLRGE